The DNA region TAAATTTTCTTCTGAAAGATTCAGAAAAGAGTTTTCTCAATTTGTTGATCAGTGTTGGATTCAACATTGCACTTCTAACGCTCAGTCGGACGTTTAATCAATAACGTTTTACCTGGTCCAAAAATAAAAAATGCCTCAAGGATTTTCCCTAAGTCGTTCAAATCTTCCAGCAACCTTGTTTATATTGTTGGATATTTTGACATCTTACCTGACAGCTCATACTGCGTTCTGGCTGAGGTTTAGCTATGTAGAAACTAGTTTTAACTATCAGTCCCTGAGTGTTATACATGCATTTCTAGTGGTCGGAACTTCAGGGATGTTTGGAGTCTATCAATCATGGAGAGGTCGTTCCTTATCATACTTTCTTGGCATTGTAATATTTAGCTGGGTTATTTCCTTCACTCTGCTGGTTGCTTTTCTGGTGATGACTAAGTCAACTGAACAATATTCTCGTTTATGGCTTGGATCCTGGATTGTTCTATCCATTTTGTTGAGCATTGTATTCAGAATATTGATCACTGTATTTTTACGGTCAATCCGTATTCGCGGAAGAAACTCGAAACGTGTTTTGGTGATTGGGCGTGGTCGCAATTTTTATTCAATTATTCACGAAATGGGTCATCGTAATGAATGGGGTTATCGGCTGGATGCCTGTCTTGAATATGATCAGTTATCTAGGGTAAGGGAACTTGTTGAGAGTCAGCTTAAAAAAGACAGTGATTTTGATGAGTGCTGGTTATGTCTGCCACTGAAAGATAGCACTATTATAGAAGAAATTTTGTTTACGTTACGCTATCAGACAATGGATATCCGTTATATGCCCGGGCTCAGGGATATGGCTTTGTTAAATCATCGGGTAACCCCTATTGGTGGGTTCTATTCTCTTGATTTGAGTTGCTCTCCTTTGAATGAATGGAATTCTATGATTAAGCGCATAGAAGATGTCATGCTATCTTTAGTTGCTATTTTCATTGCTTCGCCTGTTATGCTCGCTATTGCCTTTCTGGTTAAAATAACGTCTGAAGGTCCTGTGCTTTTTAAACAGAGACGATTAGGTGCAAATGGTGAGCAAATAGAAGTGTATAAATTCCGAACTATGTATGTACATAATGAAGCTGACGGAAAGGTGACTCAAGCTGTAAAGAATGATCAGCGTTTAACATCAATTGGCGGTTTTTTGCGAAGAAACAGTCTGGACGAATTGCCCCAGTTTCTAAATGTTTTAAAGGGAAATATGTCAGTGGTTGGCCCTAGACCTCATGCGCTCGCCCATAATGAACAATATAAAGAGCTTGTCGATTCATACATGAAACGTCATAAAGTAAAACCTGGCATTACAGGTCTGGCACAGGTTAATGGTTTCCGTGGAGAAACGGATACACTAGCAAAAATGCAAAAACGCGTTGAAATGGATTTGAAATATATTAATTCATGGTCACTATCTTTGGATTTTAAAATTATTTGTCTTACTGTTTATAAAAGCTTCTCTGATACTAATGCTTATTAAAAGACTAGCTTTTTTGGAGGGTAGATGTTAGGCAGTATTCATTTGATTAGAAGCAAGGTGTCTGAAGTTTTTTGCTGGTATTTTTTTCTTTTCCTATTGTTTATATCTGTATTTATCGATAACGGAAAAGCAGTTGTTAATTTTTATAGAGTTTGGGTTTGTATCCCTGTATTACTCTGTGTTCGCTGGAGTGATATAAAAGGAATTGTTAATGTTCGATTTGTTCAGTATTTCCTGGCGCTAACCGTCTGGCTATCCCTTAGTTTGTTGTGGTCTGATAGTGATAAACTACACAATATGGCAGCGAAAATACTGGCGACGACTGCCTTGTTGTTCATGATTGGTAATTTAGTTGCGCATCAAAATATTCGTTTGATACAGGCTGAGTTTTATTATATTGGCTCTGCACTTGTTTTAATTGTCATGATATATTTGAAGTGGGGCTATTTGGGCAATGACTATTCTGGTAACCCATTAGGAAGTTTTGGCTATTATAATCTGGTAGCATGGTTTTTATCTGCAGCTGCTATTGTTGCGCTCTCCCTGATTTGTAATAAACCCCGGAAGAGTACTCTCTGGCTTCTCGTTGCAGCCTTTATAGTTCTCCTTACTTCTGTTGTTATGTTTAAATCGAGAGGTGCATTGCTCGGTCTGTTAACGGGCTGTACTCTTCTAATAACCAGATTGTACTGGACGGTTTTTGTATCACTGAAGGGCATTCTGTATGTGTTGGTAGTGAGCACGTCTATATTTTTGTTGTTCACCCTTTTTATTGATACGAATTCAATGACCGTTTATGTTTCTGATTTGCTAAGTAGAGCAGATGCCGGCAGGTTTCTCATCTATGAAAACGCGTATAAAACGATTACAGAATCAATTTCAACATTATTGTTTGGTCATGGGATAGCAGCAGATCCAGGTAATATTGTATGGAGAGGAATGAAAGTTGCCCACTGGCATTCTATTTATGTCAGCACACTGTTTTTTGGTGGACTTGTGGGGTTGTTATTGTTTCTTCTGTGTGTTTTTAAACGTCCTTACGAAATCTACATTAAAAAGGCAAAACCCAATTCCTGGGATTTCGTAGTGATGGGGATGATGGTCACCCTGATGTTCGATGGTAATCGAATCTATGAGTATCCCGGAGGCATGCTTCTGGCGTTTACCCTTCCTTTATTCCTTGCCAACTTTATTGGTAGTCGTGAAACTCAGTCACAATCAGAAGCCTGACTCTGTGGCATCTGTATGATGAAGTTGTATAGAATATCTGCCAGTACGGCACTTGCTGTATGGTTTTACCGACAAAACTCTTTACCAGGTAAATTAATAGAGTAAGGAGTTTCCAACTTGTTGTTTGTAAGGGAGCCTGACTCTTGACCTTCACCTGGATCGACTGGATCATAGCCGCCATTATTATCGTCTCAGCCCTGATCAGCCTGAAACGAGGTTTTTTTAAAGAGGTTCTATCTTTATTAACATGGATTGCCGCCCTGTTTATCGCCTGGTCTTTTGGCGGAAGTCTGTCACTTCATCTCAATGACTTTATAGAAACACCATCGCTGCGCTTAATCACTGCCAGCATCTTATTGTTTATCGCTACTTTACTGGTTGGCGGTCTGGTTAATAAGATCTTTGCTACCCTGGTTCAGGCAACAGGTCTAACGGGAACCGACCGTTTATTGGGCATGGTTTTTGGTGCTTTGAGGGGCTGTTTGCTGGTCATTCTTCTGGTTGGTTTGATGAGCTTTGCGCCGTTGGAAGATGACCTGGCGTGGAAAAATTCAACGCTCCTGCCACATTTTATTATGCTGGCTGACTGGTCGAAGCAGACCGTAATGCAGATTGTAGACCCTGCTTTACAGGTCGTACCCTCAACTCCCATCTGATACTTCTTCTCTCTATTGGCAACAGGGTGTAGATGCACAATCTTCACCCCTTGCTTCCCCTCGCAGCTGTCCTAATCCTTCCAGTCGTGATATTTTACCCGCTGTCTCCAGAGATAACCCAACAGGTCCCAGGGAACAGGCAAATTCTTCCGGGATCTATGTGGCTATCTTTATCAACTTCCGCAGTATCCGGAACTAATGAGACTATTAATGTTCTAAGCCTCATGGTGATTTAACCTGAATTGGCTCAGAATGACTGATCAAGCCTGAGGATGTTTTAAATGTGTGGAATTGTCGGTATCTCGGCAACGGTTAATGTTAACCAGCTGTTGTTCGACGCACTGACCGTGCTTCAGCACAGGGGGCAGGATGCAGCGGGAATGGTGACTCTGGGCGATGGTCACTTTTTCCTGAGAAAAGATAATGGTCTCGTACGTGATGTATTCCGTACCCGCCATATGAAAAAATTAAGTGGTAATGTGGGTATAGCCCATGTTCGTTATCCCACAGCAGGCACTTCCAGTTCTGCTGAAGCCCAGCCTTTTTACGTGAACTCACCATACGGTATCGCCCTTGCGCACAATGGCAACCTGACCAATGCAGATGCCATCAAGGAAGAGCTGTTCAAGACCGATCTTCGTCATATCAACACCCGCTCTGACTCTGAGGTGCTTTTAAATGTTCTGGCTCACGAGCTGTCCAAAGTCGCCAAACTTGAATTAAGACCAGAGGATATCTTTACAGCGGTCGGGCAAGTTTATCAGCGCTGTGAAGGTGGTTATGCCGTTATCAGTATGATTAACGGTCATGGAATACTGGCATTTCGTGACCCTTATGGCATTCGGCCGTTGATTTACGGCAAACGAGAGACTGAAAAGGGCGCTGAGTACATGTTTGCGTCTGAATCTGTTGCCATTACCGCTTCAGGTTTTGAACTGGTTCGGGACGTTGCGCCGGGAGAATGTATTTACGTTGATGAGACTAACGAACTGCATAGTTTTCAGTGTATAGAAGGGGTCAGTCGACCCTGTATGTTTGAATATGTCTACCTGGCTCGTCC from Endozoicomonas sp. NE40 includes:
- a CDS encoding undecaprenyl-phosphate glucose phosphotransferase; translated protein: MPQGFSLSRSNLPATLFILLDILTSYLTAHTAFWLRFSYVETSFNYQSLSVIHAFLVVGTSGMFGVYQSWRGRSLSYFLGIVIFSWVISFTLLVAFLVMTKSTEQYSRLWLGSWIVLSILLSIVFRILITVFLRSIRIRGRNSKRVLVIGRGRNFYSIIHEMGHRNEWGYRLDACLEYDQLSRVRELVESQLKKDSDFDECWLCLPLKDSTIIEEILFTLRYQTMDIRYMPGLRDMALLNHRVTPIGGFYSLDLSCSPLNEWNSMIKRIEDVMLSLVAIFIASPVMLAIAFLVKITSEGPVLFKQRRLGANGEQIEVYKFRTMYVHNEADGKVTQAVKNDQRLTSIGGFLRRNSLDELPQFLNVLKGNMSVVGPRPHALAHNEQYKELVDSYMKRHKVKPGITGLAQVNGFRGETDTLAKMQKRVEMDLKYINSWSLSLDFKIICLTVYKSFSDTNAY
- a CDS encoding O-antigen ligase family protein; the protein is MLGSIHLIRSKVSEVFCWYFFLFLLFISVFIDNGKAVVNFYRVWVCIPVLLCVRWSDIKGIVNVRFVQYFLALTVWLSLSLLWSDSDKLHNMAAKILATTALLFMIGNLVAHQNIRLIQAEFYYIGSALVLIVMIYLKWGYLGNDYSGNPLGSFGYYNLVAWFLSAAAIVALSLICNKPRKSTLWLLVAAFIVLLTSVVMFKSRGALLGLLTGCTLLITRLYWTVFVSLKGILYVLVVSTSIFLLFTLFIDTNSMTVYVSDLLSRADAGRFLIYENAYKTITESISTLLFGHGIAADPGNIVWRGMKVAHWHSIYVSTLFFGGLVGLLLFLLCVFKRPYEIYIKKAKPNSWDFVVMGMMVTLMFDGNRIYEYPGGMLLAFTLPLFLANFIGSRETQSQSEA
- a CDS encoding CvpA family protein; translation: MTFTWIDWIIAAIIIVSALISLKRGFFKEVLSLLTWIAALFIAWSFGGSLSLHLNDFIETPSLRLITASILLFIATLLVGGLVNKIFATLVQATGLTGTDRLLGMVFGALRGCLLVILLVGLMSFAPLEDDLAWKNSTLLPHFIMLADWSKQTVMQIVDPALQVVPSTPI
- the purF gene encoding amidophosphoribosyltransferase produces the protein MCGIVGISATVNVNQLLFDALTVLQHRGQDAAGMVTLGDGHFFLRKDNGLVRDVFRTRHMKKLSGNVGIAHVRYPTAGTSSSAEAQPFYVNSPYGIALAHNGNLTNADAIKEELFKTDLRHINTRSDSEVLLNVLAHELSKVAKLELRPEDIFTAVGQVYQRCEGGYAVISMINGHGILAFRDPYGIRPLIYGKRETEKGAEYMFASESVAITASGFELVRDVAPGECIYVDETNELHSFQCIEGVSRPCMFEYVYLARPDSIIDGISVYQAHLRMGQTLANKILREWSDHDIDVVMPIPDTSRNSALEIASRLGLPYREGFVKNRYIGRTFIMPGQEVREKSVRQKLNAIGQEFEGKNVLLVDDSIVRGTTCQQIIEMARESGAKKVYFCSAAPAIRFPNVYGIDMPTSEELIAHGRTEKEVERDIGADRLIYQDLADLKKTVSSLHPQIDDFDCSVFDGEYVAGGINKEYLSRLAASRNEQTRASEQSDSVMDIHNEEEVA